A genome region from Oncorhynchus mykiss isolate Arlee unplaced genomic scaffold, USDA_OmykA_1.1 un_scaffold_120, whole genome shotgun sequence includes the following:
- the LOC118947064 gene encoding proline-rich extensin-like protein EPR1: MTAYPRSNLNDPRSNLNDPWSNLNDPWSNLNDPWSNLNDPRSNLNDPRSYPDPLPTPLTIPQVLPCPQVLPGPLTPIPTSYPIPQVLPRPLTPIPQVLPRPLTPILQVLPRPLTPTPQVLPPSPRSYPAPCPPSPRSYPLPQVLPLTPIPQVLPLTPIPQVLPRILTPIPQFLPLTPIPQVLPRPLTPRSYPIPQVLPLTPFPQVLPHPPGPTPSLTPVPQVLPLTPIPQVLPRILTPIPQFLPLTPIPQFLPIPLTPIPQVLPCHLSPRSYPIPQVLPLTPIPQVLPLTPIPQVLPPTPIPQLLSHPRPPSHWSTPSSDPHPPVPTHSPVTYPPGPTPSPEPHPPGPTPSPRSYPRPPSPSFYPIPDLHPTGLPRPLTPIPQFLPIPLSPIPQVLPHPLNPIPQVLPHPPVPTPSPDTHPSRVYHVPCHLSPRSYPIPQVLPLTPIPQVLPLTPIPQVLPHPPGPSPSPRSYPVSDPHPPGPSPDTHPPGPTPYPDIHPPGPTPSLTPIPQVLPRIQTPIPQVLPRILTPIPQVLPLTPRSYPVPCPPGPILTPIPQVLPHPLTPRSYPTPQVLPLLLTPTPQVLPYPPGPTPSPDIHPPGPTPPPMSYPFS, translated from the exons atgacggcctaccccaggtCAAACCTGAACGACCCCAGGTCAAACCTGAACGACCCCTGGTCAAACCTGAACGACCCCTGGTCAAACCTGAACGACCCCTGGTCAAACCTGAACGACCCCAGGTCAAACCTGAACGACCCCAG GTCCTACCCTGACCCCCTACCCACCCCTCTTACAATCCCCCAGGTCCTACCCTGTCCCCAGGTCCTACCAGGTCCCCTGACCCCCATCCCCACCTCCTACCCCATCCCTCAGGTCCTACCACGTCCCCTGACCCCCATCCCCCAGGTCCTACCCCGTCCCCTGACCCCCATCCTCCAGGTCCTACCCCGTCCCCTGACCCCCACCCCCCAGGTCCTACCCCCATCCCCCAGGTCCTACCCCGCCCCGTGTCCCCCATCCCCCAG gtcctacCCCCTCCCCCAGGTCCTTCCCCTGACCCCCATCCCCCAGGTCCTTCCCCTGACCCCCATCCCCCAGGTCCTTCCCCGTATCCTGACCCCCATCCCCCAGTTCCTTCCCCTGACCCCCATCCCTCAG GTCCTACCCCGTcccctgacccccaggtcctacCCCATCCCCCAGGTCCTTCCCCTGACCCCCTTCCCCCAGGTCCTTCCCCATCCCCCAGGTCCTACCCCGTCTCTGACCCCCGTCCCCCAGGTCCTTCCCCTGACACCCATCCCCCAGGTCCTACCCCGTATCCTGACCCCCATCCCCCAGTTCCTTCCCCTGACACCCATCCCCCAGTTCCTACCCATTCCATTGACCCCCATCCCTCAGGTCCTACCCTGTCACCTATCCCCCAG GTCCTACCCCATCCCCCAGGTCCTTCCCCTGACCCCCATCCCCCAGGTCCTTCCCCTGACCCCCATCCCCCAGGTCCTACCCCCGACCCCCATCCCCCAGCTTCTATCCCATCCCCGACCTCCATCCCACTGGTCTACCCCGTCCTCTGACCCCCATCCCCCAGTTCCTACCCATTCCCCTGTCACCTATCCCCCAGGTCCTACCCCATCCCCTGAACCCCATCCCCCAGGTCCTACCCCATCCCCCAG GTCCTACCCCCGACCCCCATCCCCCAGCTTCTATCCCATCCCCGACCTCCATCCCACTGGTCTACCCCGTCCTCTGACCCCCATCCCCCAGTTCCTACCCATTCCCCTGTCACCTATCCCCCAGGTCCTACCCCATCCCCTGAACCCCATCCCCCAGGTCCTACCCCATCCCCCAG TTCCTACCCCTTCCCCTGACACCCATCCCTCAAGGGTCTACCATGTCCCCTGTCACCTATCCCCCAGGTCCTACCCCATCCCCCAGGTCCTTCCCCTGACCCCCATCCCCCAGGTCCTTCCCCTGACCCCCATCCCCCAGGTCCTACCCCATCCCCCAGGTCCTTCCCCATCCCCCAG GTCCTACCCCGTCTCTGACCCCCATCCCCCAGGTCCTTCCCCTGACACCCATCCCCCAGGTCCTACCCCGTATCCTGACATCCATCCCCCAGGTCCTACCCCGTCCCTTACCCCCATCCCCCAGGTCCTTCCCCGTATCCAGACCCCCATCCCCCAGGTCCTTCCCCGTATCCTGACCCCCATCCCCCAGGTCCTTcccctgacccccaggtcctacCCCGTCCCCTGTCCCCCAGGTCCTATCCTGACCCCCATCCCCCAGGTTCTACCTCATcccctgacccccag GTCCTACCCCACCCCCCAGGTCCTACCCCTTCTCCTGACCCCCACCCCCCAGGTCCTACCCTATCCCCCAGGTCCTACCCCTTCTCCTGACATCCATCCCCCAGGTCCTACCCCACCCCCCATGTCCTACCCCTTCTCCTAA